From a region of the Fischerella sp. JS2 genome:
- a CDS encoding DUF4926 domain-containing protein, which produces MTKLKLLDTVATLNPVSIEQLTLVEADDTAIESLPRGQVGTIVEVYEEDCHYLVEFADTQGCEYAMAILKADELFVLHYDLAVA; this is translated from the coding sequence ATGACAAAACTTAAACTTTTGGATACTGTCGCTACTCTAAACCCTGTTTCTATTGAGCAATTAACCTTAGTGGAAGCAGATGACACTGCTATTGAAAGTCTGCCAAGAGGACAAGTGGGAACAATTGTAGAAGTGTATGAAGAAGATTGTCATTATTTAGTTGAATTTGCTGACACTCAAGGGTGTGAATATGCAATGGCTATATTGAAAGCAGATGAACTTTTTGTTTTGCACTATGATTTGGCAGTTGCCTAA
- a CDS encoding HEAT repeat domain-containing protein, which produces MRLCRYSIVLSICFTYPSLGYGSPSTATQNLERWGNGVMARKISSHHPTPSLKVLHLNTTWYKNIFASPNPESTTNNKQSKEYDLMWWFVVASAILGATGALLFLIKLLGSSKKVIPSKSDILSLEGSTDIDSQQQIQPPQELNTTLQVSTTSQTVKLLPPSPIENTSRLAKANIVEELIQDLSSRDPIKRRKAIWGLGQQGDSRAIQPLVDLMIDADSQQRSLILAALAEIGISTLKPMNNALAISLRDQSPQVRQNAIRDLTRVYDMMAQISQILCHAVQDSDPDVQATARYALAQMNRIRGLPSQDGMSDNSSSIK; this is translated from the coding sequence ATGAGGCTATGCCGTTATTCAATTGTGCTGAGTATCTGTTTTACTTACCCGAGTTTGGGCTATGGTTCCCCAAGTACAGCAACACAAAACCTTGAAAGATGGGGCAATGGGGTGATGGCAAGAAAGATTTCATCTCACCACCCCACTCCATCGCTCAAAGTGTTACATTTGAACACAACTTGGTATAAAAATATTTTTGCCAGCCCTAACCCAGAATCCACTACAAATAACAAGCAATCAAAAGAGTACGACTTAATGTGGTGGTTTGTAGTGGCGAGCGCGATTTTGGGAGCTACTGGTGCATTGTTATTTTTAATAAAATTATTGGGCAGCAGCAAAAAAGTTATACCTAGCAAAAGCGATATTTTGTCTTTGGAAGGCTCCACTGATATAGATTCCCAACAACAGATACAGCCCCCACAAGAATTAAATACCACTCTACAAGTATCTACCACATCACAAACAGTAAAATTACTGCCACCATCTCCAATAGAAAACACTTCCCGCCTAGCCAAAGCCAATATTGTTGAAGAATTAATTCAAGATTTAAGCAGTCGTGATCCTATTAAGCGACGCAAAGCGATTTGGGGTTTAGGGCAACAAGGAGACTCCCGAGCGATTCAACCGTTGGTAGATTTAATGATTGATGCCGATTCACAACAGCGGAGTCTAATTTTGGCTGCCTTAGCAGAAATTGGCATCAGCACACTTAAACCGATGAATAACGCTTTGGCTATTTCTCTACGAGATCAAAGCCCACAGGTACGGCAAAATGCTATTCGTGACCTGACTCGTGTTTATGACATGATGGCTCAAATTAGCCAGATTTTATGTCATGCAGTGCAAGATTCCGATCCTGATGTTCAAGCAACAGCACGATACGCCCTTGCACAAATGAATCGCATTCGGGGTTTGCCATCTCAGGATGGCATGTCGGATAATTCGTCGTCAATTAAATAA
- a CDS encoding cyclic nucleotide-binding domain-containing protein → MLEPVQTITIFQKQPGPVIFSPGQVIFQEGQTGDCMYGVVEGEVDLLVNGRVVETIEAGNVFGTGVLIGIKNRTYTAIAKTDCKLAFLDQARFLFAVQETPVFAIEVIRNYSERLNRLRQQEIQ, encoded by the coding sequence ATGTTAGAGCCTGTACAAACTATTACAATTTTTCAAAAACAACCTGGTCCCGTCATATTTTCACCCGGTCAAGTCATCTTCCAGGAAGGACAAACAGGAGATTGTATGTATGGTGTCGTAGAAGGAGAAGTAGATTTATTAGTTAATGGTAGGGTTGTAGAGACTATAGAAGCAGGAAATGTTTTTGGTACGGGAGTGCTGATTGGTATTAAAAACAGAACTTATACAGCGATCGCGAAAACAGACTGTAAGCTAGCTTTTTTAGATCAGGCAAGGTTTCTGTTCGCTGTTCAGGAAACCCCTGTGTTTGCAATTGAGGTAATCAGGAATTACTCGGAGCGTTTGAATCGTTTACGGCAACAAGAGATACAGTAA